Within the Kwoniella dejecticola CBS 10117 chromosome 5, complete sequence genome, the region TTAGTCGAAAGGTGTTTTAACGCTTGTGCTCAAGATTTCACCTCGAAGGCATTAACGACCAACGAGGTGAGTTATGCTTCTTCGAGAGGAGGGAATATTGTTTCTATGCCCTCAACCTCTCAGTCCGATGTGAACGTCCTATCAATGTTTTGCTGGGAAATAATCGGACTgaccacttgatcctttTCTGTAGTCGACATGCGTCCAAAACTGTACCGATAAATTCCTGAAACACTCCGAGCGTGTGGGAGCTAGATTCGCAGAACATAATGCCGGTGAGTATCATCATTAACAGCGTCCTCATCCCCATTTACTCCCTGGGTCTCATCGGTGAGTGTGActgatatatatatctctGTGTTAACAGAACAAATGCAAGGCAAGTAAAGTAGTCAGGTGGAATCGATCGTATCATATAACATGTATCACTGCTCCATTGCTCAATCCAGTCCAAAGACCTCATACTGGCACTTCGATGTCAAGCAATGCGATCTGAACGAGATCCGCACCGCAGAGCGCATGTCGTGATGCTATCacaatcactcatcattGCTAAGACAACATCCTTTTTGAAaagctccttctgcttctcgatcttggctCCGGGCTCCGAAAGATCCTGGCGGGCATACAAGTGAAGTCATACTGTCTAAGGCATAGTGCCGATTTCTGATGCTCATAAATCAGAAGGCGTCTCGGGGGGACATATAATCATCGCTCATGCTCGTGAGGGCCGGGATCAGTGGAGCAGATCTTACAGCTCTTTGAGAACAGTGCGCATGAAGCcctgcttcagctttcttgacaGTTCAATGACCAAGAGCGTGGGCGTTCAAAGACCCTTCAGTCCTCTTCTGCAGCGTCTACGAATCTACGAATTCATGTCAGATATCTATGTTCACCTTTCAAGACACCATAAAATGGAATATTGCACCCACGTGCTGTTTACGTAAAATGCTGTCCCCGATCGATTTCTTCAAATGTTCCAGTTGCGATCTTACCAGTCGCCCATGCCCCATCAGTAACATCTTCTATAAGGATTagatatcatcttcgaataGTATCATCAGCTACACCAACAGTAATCTACTGCTAAGAACAGGAGCTCCATTTCTGACCGAATCGAATCTGCAAGATGTCTTCAAGACCCGCTCAATCGTCTACACCCCCCGGCACCCTTGCCGCTgaatcctcttcgtccagctcgagtTGGTTCAGCGGAAATATCTTACCTGTCAACCCGTTCGATCTGCCAGAGACCAAAGATCTAGTCAGGCAGAAGATCGCATCAGGTATGTCTATATCTCTCACTTTTCCGTCGATCCCTCTAGAGGCACAGGCGAAAGCTAACATGGTATTCACTGTTTTGTCATCGATAGGCGAGATCACGCAGCGGGATGTAGATATCatggatcaaggatataAGTGGATGGCTTATACACCGCCTGTGAGTTTTCATTTCGCTTTTTATTTAAGCTTGATTCATGGTGCAATCTCATTATCAGCAGAGATACCTGGTCATCCCCTaatatcagtcaatcaattcaAGCTTGACtaacgatcttcttcttgctctccTGGTAATTAGGCAGGAGCAATATCATTCTCAGCGTTGATCTGGCAACTCATGAAGAAGCAATACCCCCGACCGCACATCGCGACTCGTCTATTCTGGGCAGGATTATCAGGTTTCGCTGGTGGTCTACTCGGCTTCGGAGCTGCTGGAGTCGCAGCTGCTATGGAAGTGAACGACAAGATCCAGGATGGTGATCGGTATGTCCTTCTCGTCCAACTCATCCGACTGGCTATTCAATTCAGAACAAAGGCGGGATTCCCTCCGATCTCCCGTTTCTCGATCCAGTACTCATTTTCGCCCTGATTACGAATGTCCCCTTCACTGACACGATTTGACTTATGGGGCAATACAGTAAAGTAGCAATCTTTAACTCGATAACAGAACACGCCCGCCAGATCCAAGAAGCCAAATTGAATCCTGTACTTGAGCCTGCGCCTATCCAAGTTCCGGCATCTACGAAAGCCATGAAACAAGCTAGGTCGTCTAGCAACTTGCCCCGAGATTTCGAGTTTCCTCCTCAGCGAGAAGCGGCTGAGTCCCTGGAAACTTCGAGGGGAAGTATAAGGCTAGCAGAGGAGGGTAAATCGGTCTGGGGTAAAGTCAAAGGTTGGATCCCGGGATTCGGTAGTAAGGATTAAGTTCAGTAAGTCATACTAGCTAGCTTGGGGGGGCGGTGGTTGCATCACGGTGTATGAAACGGTCGTTAGGATACGTGTGTGCTATGCAGATccagtcttcctcttgctctcTCGCATTCACGTCGCAATCTTACCGCGACGAGATGCGAATCAGAAAGCAGATGCCCGGGTAGCACCGGAACGCAGACTAATTCTTCTCACGACAACTGACGACTTTTTAACATGAACTGAGTTTTACTTGGAAAAGTGTATCTCCAAAATCAGCATGATGGTCGTTGTGTATCGAGCCTCAAAGGGCACTAATCGGTGTTGGCTTTCTGGCTGATGGTGATCGCCGTACCGAAGCGATCAGCGGCAaccattcaatcattcatcagccTTGATGGTTGCAATGAGCCACACAGTCACCATCAACcgtcaatcgatcagctaACGAAGCCTACATTAGTCGGCTACTATCCGATCAAGGTGGTTCGTGCGTTTCCCCAGATCCCGCCGGGAATCGGAAACAGAAATGGAGCAGAAACGAGACTGGAATAGCAAGTGAAGTCAAATTGTCAAATTGTCGAGTCGTTAAGTAGTCCGAATGTTTTGATGATATTTCGGGTTACGAAGAAAAGATGTTGGACTAAGAATACGCCTCGAACTACGCATTCCGTTCAAAGGTGTTCCTTTCAAAGCTACTTGCGAGCGTGTAAGATTGTTTCAGGCATTCCGATCTCCGAGCTAAGCTATGTCAAGTAAAGTAATCATCAAAGAGTGGGTAGATAGGTAGATCGAATTCGATACGTCAACAGCCAAAACAAAAAAAAAAGGTTCCGTGTCAGTGCGATTCGACAAGTTACTTCAGGGATATGAATATTGGACTTCACCAGCTAATCAACTAATTGACTCTCTATTCCTTTTCAACTCATCCGAAAGCTCTAACCGAAATAATCACAGTGACCAGTTTGACCAAATGACCAAATGACCTCAATCTGCTTGACGACCGTCATAGATACTGACACCGTGCATTGACAACCTACTAATTTAGATCGTCATCGATAGGTATCACACTTACGTTAGGTCTGTTTGATGAGTTGCTGAAATGCTTCACACGATCGAGATAGCTTACTTAGCTCATCGCACAGGTCTCTTGGAAGTCGGTCTACTACTGTCTGTACTGTACTTACCGAGCTCAACGGCAAGGATAGCAACGATACCACATGATTGGGGATCAAGTTGCTCAAGCTGAGCAGAAGTTGAGAAGAGTTAAGACAGAACACAATATATAAAGATGAACTTGAAACTTTTCAAGCAAGCTCATCTCCCCCTTATATTCTAACTTAATCCTTTTCCAGGTCCACACTGTGCAGTATCATCTACACCCAGCGTCAACGCCAAACCTAAACTTTCTTTCACAAATCGCTCGATCGTCCATTACCTTACCCAACCACACAACCTTGTCACATATTCTACGATTCACCAGACACAGTAACGGCAGGAAAAGATGGCCGAAGTACCTGATATTGCGTTGATGCCTCCCGAACAAGTCGAGCAGCTTGCTCAGATGGCTTTAGGGGGTGATCTGGGTTTTAACCTGGGTCCTTGGTTACTTGGGTAAGATCGCCTTTCCCTCAGCTCCGTAGCTTCCCAAATTACCTCTTGCATGTCTGGGCATCGAGCAGCTGACATGGAGCTTCCCCGAATTGCCTTGCCTTACTTTGCCTCGCCTTGTTGATACCGCAGAGTCATCTTCGATGCGATCGCCTTCGGGATTATGATTCAGCAATACCAGACTTGGTGGACTTATTCGAAAGATTCGGAAAGACGCCTCATGTCTTGGCTTACTGTGAGTCGATCGTGACTTGTCTAAAATTTCGCGTGACACCCACCCTTCTTCGGTGAAACATGGATGAATGGACGTGTAGTAGAATGATCCTGGCTGATTCGACTGTGGTTTATGTGGTCTGTAGCATtacatcaatctcaatcagATAGGTTGGACGGCATATATAATCTTTTTCGGGATGCACTACTTCGTTTACAGTAAGTCTCTC harbors:
- a CDS encoding mitochondrial import inner membrane translocase subunit TIM9 gives rise to the protein MDFSQFNGTEQAHMTKVIEKKQMQDFMRLYSGLVERCFNACAQDFTSKALTTNESTCVQNCTDKFLKHSERVGARFAEHNAEQMQGK